The Hymenobacter baengnokdamensis genome includes a region encoding these proteins:
- a CDS encoding T9SS type A sorting domain-containing protein, translating to MKKQLLSALLLTGSLAAGTISTAAAQTPVFAYWPLTVNSADSAALRSANTTVNAHTLRHFVVADGANTVTLSGATTATTIKPYSSAFGEAFAPLAAGGGWGTSAGGPGGALKRPFSAQFSVTAPAGGAGLRADSLIVTSGFISTSSSTTMGVVYSKSGFASDSADVTGNKGPGAFVATTGGFATPITLAQITTLPNKTNTYRIALNGTTGVTIAAGQTLTVRIYFSCSSSGATSRYATLRNVMLKSTQVALATRAVANTNLGVYPNPAQSQLTVPHTAASRDAQVLVYNTTGARIFSQAVQPGSLETTVNLDALAKGLYLVEYADGGQRSTARIVKD from the coding sequence ATGAAAAAGCAATTACTTTCTGCCCTATTGCTTACTGGCAGCCTGGCGGCCGGTACTATCAGCACCGCCGCGGCTCAAACGCCCGTATTCGCGTACTGGCCCCTTACCGTTAACAGCGCCGACAGCGCTGCTTTGCGCTCGGCTAATACTACCGTCAATGCGCACACGCTTCGCCACTTCGTGGTAGCCGATGGTGCCAACACAGTAACGTTATCGGGCGCAACCACCGCCACCACTATCAAGCCTTACTCTTCGGCTTTCGGCGAAGCCTTTGCTCCGTTGGCGGCTGGTGGGGGCTGGGGCACGTCGGCCGGCGGCCCGGGTGGCGCCCTCAAGCGTCCTTTTTCAGCCCAGTTTAGCGTAACCGCCCCTGCCGGCGGCGCAGGGCTGCGGGCCGATTCCCTCATTGTTACTTCAGGCTTTATCAGCACTTCCAGCAGTACAACGATGGGCGTAGTATACTCGAAAAGCGGTTTTGCCAGCGATTCGGCTGATGTGACGGGTAACAAGGGCCCCGGGGCTTTTGTCGCTACTACGGGCGGATTTGCCACTCCTATTACCCTGGCTCAGATTACTACTCTGCCTAATAAAACCAATACTTATCGCATTGCGCTCAATGGCACTACCGGTGTTACCATTGCGGCGGGGCAAACCCTCACCGTGCGCATCTATTTCAGCTGCTCGAGCAGCGGCGCTACCAGCCGCTATGCCACGCTACGCAATGTTATGCTGAAAAGCACCCAGGTGGCCCTTGCTACCCGTGCCGTAGCCAACACCAACCTCGGCGTGTACCCTAACCCTGCCCAGAGCCAGCTGACGGTTCCGCACACGGCGGCCAGCCGCGATGCGCAGGTGCTGGTGTATAATACTACGGGTGCCCGCATCTTCAGCCAGGCAGTGCAGCCCGGCTCGCTCGAAACTACAGTTAACCTCGACGCACTCGCCAAAGGTCTCTACCTGGTTGAGTACGCCGATGGCGGCCAGCGCAGCACGGCCCGCATCGTGAAAGACTAA
- a CDS encoding LacI family DNA-binding transcriptional regulator: MEAATLKDIARELNISVSTVSRALRDSYEINPETKRLVMECAARLHYRPNPIALSLKGSSSKAIGVIVPQIANYYFSQAINGIEEVANQRGYDVLIFQTHEAYDREVANLRQALARRVDGLLISLSSETNDVSHLQELQQQGTPIVQFDRVSAALDTPRVVADNFGGAFAATEHLLQSGRRRIAHLTIQPWLNITQERLAGYRAALEKYGVPYDETLVRFGTFGPDEVGPLVDELLALQPRPDAFFTASDRLAVGCLAALRQRRIGIPDDISLIGFTNLTVADMLSPSMSTVEQPAKEIGQEAVGRLLDLIEQKHRAAPPATLTIPTTMVVRESSSRPAVVV; encoded by the coding sequence TTGGAAGCCGCTACTCTCAAAGATATTGCCCGGGAACTCAACATCTCTGTATCGACGGTGTCGCGGGCGTTGCGCGACAGCTACGAAATCAATCCCGAAACCAAGCGGCTCGTGATGGAGTGCGCTGCCCGCCTGCATTATCGCCCCAACCCCATTGCCCTGAGCCTGAAAGGCAGCAGCAGCAAGGCCATCGGTGTGATAGTGCCCCAGATTGCGAATTATTACTTTTCGCAGGCTATTAATGGGATTGAAGAGGTAGCAAACCAGCGGGGCTACGACGTGCTCATCTTCCAGACGCACGAGGCCTACGACCGGGAAGTGGCCAATTTGCGCCAGGCGCTGGCCCGCCGGGTCGATGGCCTGCTGATTTCGCTGAGCAGCGAAACCAACGACGTATCGCACCTGCAGGAATTGCAGCAGCAGGGCACGCCCATCGTGCAGTTCGACCGCGTGTCGGCGGCGCTGGATACGCCCCGCGTGGTGGCCGACAACTTTGGCGGGGCCTTTGCCGCTACCGAGCACCTGCTGCAGTCGGGCCGTCGGCGCATTGCCCACCTCACCATTCAGCCCTGGCTCAATATCACCCAGGAGCGCCTGGCGGGCTACCGGGCCGCGCTGGAAAAATACGGGGTACCCTACGACGAAACCCTGGTGCGCTTCGGCACTTTTGGCCCCGATGAGGTAGGCCCGCTCGTAGATGAGCTGCTGGCCCTGCAACCCCGGCCCGATGCCTTCTTTACGGCCAGCGACCGCCTGGCCGTGGGTTGCCTGGCCGCGCTGCGCCAGCGCCGCATCGGCATTCCCGATGACATATCACTTATCGGCTTCACCAACCTCACCGTGGCCGATATGCTCTCCCCTTCAATGAGCACAGTAGAGCAGCCGGCCAAAGAAATCGGGCAGGAAGCCGTGGGCCGCCTGCTCGACCTGATTGAGCAGAAGCACCGCGCCGCGCCGCCCGCCACGCTTACCATTCCCACTACAATGGTAGTGCGCGAGTCGTCATCGAGGCCGGCCGTAGTAGTCTAG
- a CDS encoding SDR family oxidoreductase yields the protein MSLSSRFSLSGKRALVTGSDRGIGQAIAIGLAEAGADIIAVSMHMPEGGETEQAVRALGREFKGYQADFGHLDQLQGFIRQVQADFPVIDILFNNAGIIRRAPAAEHSDEDWDAVLSINLDAPFRLARAIGGQMVKQGSGKIVFTASLLTFQGGINVPGYAASKGGVGSLVKALANEWAGKGVNVNAIAPGYVATDNTAALRQDAERSAAILERIPAGRWAVPADYQGPAVFLASAASDYVHGTILTVDGGWMGR from the coding sequence ATGAGCCTTTCCTCCCGTTTCAGCCTGTCTGGCAAGCGTGCCCTCGTTACGGGCTCCGACCGGGGCATTGGCCAGGCAATTGCCATTGGCCTGGCCGAGGCCGGGGCCGACATCATCGCCGTTTCCATGCACATGCCCGAAGGCGGCGAAACCGAGCAGGCGGTACGGGCCCTGGGCCGCGAGTTTAAGGGCTACCAGGCCGACTTCGGGCACCTCGACCAGCTGCAGGGGTTTATCCGGCAGGTGCAGGCCGATTTTCCGGTCATTGATATCCTGTTTAATAACGCCGGCATTATCCGCCGCGCTCCGGCCGCCGAGCACTCCGACGAAGACTGGGATGCCGTGCTCAGCATCAACCTCGACGCGCCGTTCCGCCTGGCCCGCGCCATTGGCGGCCAAATGGTGAAGCAGGGCTCGGGCAAGATTGTCTTTACGGCCTCGCTGCTCACTTTTCAGGGCGGCATTAATGTGCCGGGCTACGCGGCCAGCAAAGGCGGTGTGGGCAGCCTGGTGAAGGCCCTGGCCAACGAGTGGGCGGGCAAAGGCGTGAATGTGAACGCCATTGCTCCGGGCTACGTGGCCACCGACAATACGGCCGCCCTGCGCCAGGATGCTGAGCGCTCGGCCGCCATTCTGGAGCGGATTCCGGCCGGCCGCTGGGCCGTTCCCGCCGACTATCAGGGCCCAGCCGTGTTTCTGGCCTCGGCCGCCAGCGATTACGTGCACGGCACTATCCTCACCGTCGATGGCGGCTGGATGGGACGCTAG
- the kduI gene encoding 5-dehydro-4-deoxy-D-glucuronate isomerase — translation MTSRFAIGPRETASLNTAGLREHFLIETIFTPGEVVLTYTHYDRMIVGGAQPAADASLPLPCPASLKARYFLERRELGALNVGGAGRIIVDGTAYDLNNQDCLYVGKGSQSVVFHSVDAANPAKFYLLSAPAHQAYPTTRRTQAEATPVEMGARETANERTIYKYIYTEGIASCQLVMGLTQLRPGSVWNTMPSHVHDRRMEAYLYFNLPQGQRVLHLLGEPQETRPLWVSNEQAILSPPWSIHTGCGSTAYAFIWGMAGENLEYTDMDPVALQDLR, via the coding sequence ATGACTTCCCGCTTTGCTATCGGCCCGCGCGAAACGGCCAGCCTGAATACAGCCGGCTTGCGCGAGCACTTTTTGATTGAAACCATCTTCACCCCTGGCGAAGTAGTGCTGACGTACACGCACTACGACCGCATGATTGTGGGCGGCGCGCAGCCCGCGGCTGATGCCTCGCTGCCCCTGCCCTGCCCGGCCAGCCTCAAGGCTCGGTACTTTCTGGAGCGCCGCGAGTTGGGGGCCCTCAACGTGGGCGGCGCGGGCCGCATCATCGTAGATGGCACCGCCTACGACCTAAATAATCAGGATTGCCTATATGTGGGCAAAGGCAGCCAGTCGGTCGTCTTCCATAGTGTAGACGCGGCCAATCCGGCCAAGTTTTACCTGCTGTCGGCCCCGGCGCACCAGGCGTATCCAACCACCCGCCGCACCCAGGCCGAGGCTACGCCCGTGGAGATGGGCGCCCGCGAAACGGCCAACGAGCGCACTATCTACAAGTACATCTATACCGAAGGCATCGCCAGCTGCCAGCTCGTGATGGGCCTGACCCAGCTCAGGCCCGGCTCGGTGTGGAACACCATGCCCAGCCACGTGCACGACCGGCGCATGGAAGCCTACCTCTACTTCAACCTGCCCCAGGGCCAGCGGGTGCTGCACCTGCTGGGTGAGCCCCAGGAAACCCGCCCGCTGTGGGTGAGCAACGAGCAGGCTATTCTGTCGCCGCCGTGGTCTATCCACACCGGCTGCGGCAGCACGGCCTATGCTTTTATCTGGGGCATGGCCGGCGAAAACCTCGAATACACCGACATGGACCCTGTAGCCCTGCAGGACCTCCGCTAA